The proteins below are encoded in one region of Synchiropus splendidus isolate RoL2022-P1 chromosome 13, RoL_Sspl_1.0, whole genome shotgun sequence:
- the LOC128769842 gene encoding uncharacterized protein KIAA0040 homolog — MEEGTDSIHKMFSNLWSFTTEKHNQGVYNTVCLVVLLTLPLLVLLTTVVVCCHCCCCRHADGCCCCGRSKSKSDAKRKKGATNTEDLWISVKTGPMTPDRVGLAMV; from the coding sequence ATGGAGGAGGGGACAGACAGCATCCACAAAATGTTCAGCAACTTGTGGAGCTTCACGACAGAGAAACACAACCAGGGCGTGTACAACACCGTCTGCCTGGTGGTCCTCCTGACCCTCCCCCTGCTCGTTCTGCTCACTACTGTAGTGGTGTGCtgccactgttgctgctgtcgcCATGCCGACGGCTGCTGTTGCTGCGGCCgttcaaagtcaaagtcagaCGCCAAGAGGAAGAAAGGCGCGACAAATACGGAGGATTTGTGGATTTCTGTGAAGACAGGGCCGATGACCCCGGACAGAGTCGGCCTCGCGATGGTGTAG